Proteins encoded together in one Bosea sp. (in: a-proteobacteria) window:
- a CDS encoding Xaa-Pro peptidase family protein gives MKRAFDRSEYQRRLDALQARMAELGYDAMLITAPENTYYLSGYLTKAVFTFQFILVERAGQPFLFTRQMEIANAERASRDGLIASFAVYQDDEDPLEAAAKTLTKRLAPGSTVGIELASWTMPAAKARFLAEACDRLAWKDASAIVDRMRLVKSPAELKIMREASRLTGLIADKAVAATKAGRTENDITKAVMVEMLESGSEYPGSWPNILAGERTGLIHAAWENEPIAMDDHVMFEVTGVTHRYHAPCLRTIMIGKPRDEIRRAAEVVSKAHAAAVKAIAPGRPMSVINEAAQAVLSQYALNCRFAKRSGYTFGIGFPPSWGAQWQIGLNSVIAEPLAVGMTFHVVLVGHFPDGRAIGFGETVALLDSGPESWTRGGFFDAP, from the coding sequence ATGAAGCGAGCCTTCGACCGCTCGGAATACCAGCGTCGCCTCGATGCGCTCCAGGCGCGCATGGCGGAACTCGGCTACGATGCGATGCTGATCACCGCGCCCGAGAACACCTATTACCTGAGCGGGTATCTCACCAAGGCGGTGTTCACCTTTCAGTTCATCCTCGTCGAGAGGGCGGGGCAGCCTTTCCTCTTCACCCGCCAGATGGAAATCGCCAATGCGGAACGGGCCTCGCGCGACGGGCTGATCGCGTCGTTCGCGGTCTACCAGGACGACGAGGATCCGCTGGAGGCCGCCGCGAAGACCCTGACGAAGCGGCTGGCGCCGGGGTCGACGGTGGGGATCGAACTGGCGAGCTGGACGATGCCGGCGGCGAAGGCGCGCTTCCTCGCCGAGGCCTGCGACAGGCTCGCATGGAAGGACGCCTCGGCGATCGTCGATCGGATGCGCCTGGTCAAATCGCCGGCCGAGCTCAAGATCATGCGGGAGGCTTCGCGGCTGACCGGCCTGATCGCCGACAAGGCCGTCGCGGCGACGAAGGCAGGCCGGACGGAAAACGACATCACCAAGGCCGTCATGGTCGAGATGCTGGAGAGCGGCTCGGAATATCCCGGGAGCTGGCCGAACATCCTGGCGGGCGAGCGGACCGGCCTCATCCACGCGGCGTGGGAGAACGAGCCGATCGCCATGGACGATCACGTCATGTTCGAGGTGACCGGCGTGACGCACCGCTATCACGCGCCCTGCCTGCGGACGATCATGATCGGCAAGCCCCGCGACGAGATCCGGCGCGCGGCCGAAGTCGTGAGCAAGGCCCATGCGGCGGCGGTTAAGGCCATCGCTCCCGGCCGCCCGATGAGCGTCATCAACGAGGCGGCCCAGGCGGTGCTCTCGCAGTATGCGCTGAACTGCCGGTTCGCGAAGCGCTCCGGCTACACTTTCGGCATCGGGTTTCCGCCGTCCTGGGGGGCGCAGTGGCAGATCGGCCTGAACTCGGTGATCGCGGAGCCGCTCGCCGTCGGCATGACGTTCCATGTCGTGCTGGTCGGGCATTTTCCGGACGGCCGCGCCATCGGATTCGGCGAGACGGTCGCGCTCCTCGACAGCGGACCGGAAAGCTGGACCCGGGGCGGATTCTTCGACGCGCCCTAA
- a CDS encoding GntR family transcriptional regulator, with amino-acid sequence MDPLLGPQTNDPDPSLADRAMEEVRRMIFNGDLPGGTVVQDRKLAEQLGLSRTPVREALGRLAGEGYLRREGRLLTVQAVSVEDVMEILTTRRLIEGETASLAAGRIPPKQIAALKAAIEGMVDPHEVSHDRHWTVDDLVHLSIAEASGNRLMARLVKDLREKTRMFGLSRIPRRFEPGKAEHLAIIAAIERGDGEAASRLMQAHIDKARQGILDLLAGPLARGISTEARTPIDAHDAL; translated from the coding sequence ATGGACCCTCTGCTCGGCCCCCAGACGAACGATCCGGACCCCTCGCTGGCCGACAGGGCCATGGAGGAAGTCCGCCGCATGATCTTCAACGGCGATCTGCCGGGCGGAACCGTCGTGCAGGATCGCAAGCTCGCCGAGCAGCTCGGGCTTTCGCGGACGCCCGTGCGCGAAGCGCTCGGGCGGCTCGCCGGCGAGGGCTACCTGCGCCGGGAAGGCCGGCTGCTCACGGTGCAGGCGGTGTCCGTCGAGGACGTGATGGAGATCCTGACCACGCGCCGCCTGATCGAAGGCGAGACGGCCAGCCTGGCCGCCGGGCGCATCCCGCCAAAGCAGATCGCGGCGCTGAAAGCGGCCATCGAGGGCATGGTCGACCCCCATGAGGTCTCCCATGACCGGCATTGGACGGTCGACGATCTCGTTCATCTGTCCATCGCCGAGGCCAGCGGCAATCGCCTGATGGCGCGGCTCGTCAAGGACCTGCGCGAAAAGACGCGGATGTTCGGCCTTTCGCGGATCCCGCGCCGGTTCGAGCCCGGCAAGGCGGAACATCTCGCCATCATCGCCGCGATCGAGCGCGGGGACGGCGAGGCTGCATCCCGACTCATGCAGGCGCATATCGACAAGGCCCGCCAGGGCATTCTGGATCTCCTGGCAGGGCCGCTGGCTCGCGGCATCTCGACCGAAGCCCGCACACCCATCGACGCTCACGACGCGCTTTGA